One window from the genome of Leptospira broomii serovar Hurstbridge str. 5399 encodes:
- a CDS encoding ABC transporter ATP-binding protein: MEAADSFPNYALEVKGVSLRSPEKKFLSDIFLRVDAGEFLAILGRSGSGKSTFLRVLLGLPFPSSWLLDGTVRFFGKKKSSHPSRTIQPVFQDPVSSFNPIWTMEASLSEPLRLFREEKEYPSLLQKWLPVLGLEEKDRNRLPSSFSGGELQRFALLRALLCRPKILLLDEATSALDPILNSEVLSALSKLRKEEGTTILWVTHNVKSASKFCTRIGVMDAGKLVEEGPAREISLNPRENETRLLFASSPGEGRK, from the coding sequence ATGGAAGCCGCCGATTCGTTTCCTAATTATGCGTTGGAAGTCAAAGGGGTTTCCCTTCGTTCGCCAGAAAAAAAATTTCTAAGCGATATCTTCTTAAGAGTGGATGCTGGGGAATTTCTGGCTATATTGGGTCGGTCCGGTTCCGGTAAATCCACTTTTCTTCGCGTCCTTTTGGGTCTTCCATTTCCTTCTTCTTGGTTATTAGACGGAACTGTTCGATTCTTCGGCAAAAAGAAGTCCTCTCATCCTTCGAGGACGATTCAACCGGTTTTTCAAGATCCTGTCTCGAGCTTTAATCCTATTTGGACGATGGAGGCTAGCTTATCGGAGCCTTTGCGTCTTTTTCGAGAAGAGAAAGAGTATCCTTCCCTGTTACAAAAGTGGTTACCGGTACTCGGCCTCGAAGAAAAAGATCGGAATCGACTGCCTTCTTCTTTTTCCGGAGGAGAATTGCAAAGATTTGCTCTTCTTAGAGCGCTTCTATGTCGTCCGAAAATTCTCCTTTTGGACGAAGCTACTTCCGCATTGGATCCGATTTTGAATTCCGAAGTCCTCTCCGCTTTGTCCAAATTGCGAAAGGAGGAAGGGACGACGATACTTTGGGTGACGCATAACGTAAAATCTGCGTCTAAATTCTGTACTAGGATTGGTGTGATGGATGCAGGAAAGCTAGTGGAAGAAGGACCGGCTAGGGAGATTTCACTCAATCCCCGGGAGAATGAAACGCGGCTTTTGTTTGCGTCTTCCCCCGGAGAAGGTCGAAAATAA